A section of the Cuniculiplasma divulgatum genome encodes:
- a CDS encoding formate--tetrahydrofolate ligase — MTNNLLDIGKVAAKLGLTENDLERYGNNMAKVSLEVLKRVQDRPRGKLILVTAMNPTKEGEGKTTTTIGLGQALNIMGRKVAIAIREPSLGPCFGIKGGATGGGKSTVEPSDRINLIFTGDFPAVSAAHNLLSAMINNHIYHGNKMRIDPRKVTFPRTIDMNDRSLRDIIVGSGGSESGVLMKDKFVITPASEIMAILGLSSSYSDLKQRLSRILVGYNFDGKPVYAGDIKAHGAMAALLRDALKPNLVQTAEGVPAFVHIGPFGNIAHGTSSIIADRMALGLTDYLVTEAGFGSELGGEKFLDMVSRIGNLPVDAVVLVATIRSIKLNAGVSNSKNEDVAAVEAGVQNVLKHVEILRNFGIDPVVAINRFPTDTDKEIAKLEEMLKKSNVVWSLSEVFAKGGQGGLDLAGKVMEKLSRPAGGIKRTYEESDPVRDKIIAIAKNVYGAAEVIFEKKAENDLKNIEKIGMGKAYVCMAKNQYSLTDNPNVLGWPKNFKIHVKSISVSSGAGFVVPMLGDIMTMPGLPTEPAANNVDLTDDGIITGLF; from the coding sequence ATGACCAACAATCTTCTAGATATCGGCAAAGTTGCCGCTAAGCTTGGGTTAACTGAGAATGACCTGGAAAGGTATGGAAACAACATGGCAAAGGTGAGCCTGGAGGTCCTGAAGAGGGTTCAGGACAGGCCAAGAGGCAAACTCATCCTGGTTACGGCCATGAATCCAACCAAGGAAGGAGAGGGGAAAACAACCACAACCATAGGACTGGGGCAGGCTCTTAACATAATGGGCAGGAAAGTAGCCATAGCAATCAGGGAACCCTCTCTTGGGCCATGCTTTGGCATAAAGGGTGGTGCTACAGGCGGCGGAAAGTCCACTGTGGAACCCAGCGACAGGATAAATCTCATATTCACCGGCGATTTTCCGGCAGTCTCAGCTGCACATAATCTTCTATCAGCCATGATCAACAATCATATCTACCATGGGAACAAAATGAGAATCGATCCAAGGAAAGTTACTTTTCCAAGGACAATCGACATGAACGACAGATCACTCAGGGACATCATTGTGGGTTCTGGAGGCAGTGAGTCCGGAGTCCTGATGAAGGATAAATTCGTAATCACTCCTGCATCTGAGATAATGGCAATACTGGGCCTTTCCAGCAGCTATTCAGATCTTAAGCAGAGGCTCTCAAGAATACTTGTTGGATACAACTTTGACGGAAAACCTGTTTACGCGGGAGATATAAAGGCACATGGTGCCATGGCTGCGCTTCTCAGGGATGCACTTAAACCCAACCTTGTTCAGACTGCAGAAGGTGTACCGGCATTTGTGCACATCGGGCCCTTTGGGAATATTGCACACGGCACCTCATCCATAATAGCCGACAGGATGGCACTGGGTCTTACGGACTACCTTGTCACTGAAGCAGGATTCGGTTCGGAACTGGGTGGAGAAAAATTTCTGGACATGGTATCAAGGATAGGAAATCTGCCCGTGGATGCAGTGGTACTTGTGGCAACAATAAGGTCGATTAAACTGAATGCAGGCGTAAGCAACTCCAAAAATGAGGATGTTGCCGCCGTTGAGGCTGGTGTTCAGAACGTCCTGAAGCATGTTGAGATCCTGCGCAACTTCGGCATTGACCCGGTTGTGGCAATCAACCGCTTCCCCACGGACACCGACAAGGAAATTGCAAAGCTTGAAGAGATGCTGAAGAAAAGCAATGTTGTATGGTCCCTGTCCGAAGTATTTGCCAAGGGAGGCCAGGGAGGGCTGGATCTTGCAGGCAAGGTTATGGAAAAATTATCCAGGCCAGCAGGAGGCATAAAGCGAACCTATGAGGAATCTGATCCTGTAAGGGATAAGATCATAGCAATAGCAAAAAATGTGTATGGTGCCGCAGAAGTAATCTTTGAGAAGAAGGCTGAGAACGACCTTAAAAATATAGAGAAAATAGGAATGGGAAAGGCATATGTATGCATGGCAAAGAACCAGTATTCACTCACGGACAACCCTAATGTTCTCGGATGGCCCAAGAACTTCAAAATTCATGTAAAGTCGATTTCCGTGTCATCAGGGGCAGGGTTTGTAGTACCCATGCTGGGCGACATAATGACGATGCCCGGGCTTCCAACGGAACCTGCAGCAAACAACGTCGACCTGACTGATGACGGGATCATAACCGGATTGTTCTGA
- a CDS encoding molybdopterin-dependent oxidoreductase — translation MELKKVDVENPGQRYISNWIIYSALGEPTISADHWNLKISGLVGKPYALSHEEIMKMPWLEYISDFNCVTAWSIQNVKWAGPSLADVIRKAEPSPDAKWVMFRCADGYSTPVPIEYALKDDAIIALRMNDKPLRIEQGFPARPFMPDLYGWKSAKWLTEIELIAEYEDGYWEQYGYHERGLVAGGERYTNNTWRRVKKTVTGMFRS, via the coding sequence ATGGAACTTAAGAAAGTTGATGTGGAAAACCCCGGACAGAGGTACATCAGCAACTGGATAATATATTCAGCACTTGGAGAGCCGACAATCAGTGCGGATCACTGGAATCTTAAAATTTCCGGGCTGGTGGGAAAGCCCTATGCCCTCAGCCATGAAGAAATCATGAAGATGCCATGGCTTGAGTACATAAGCGATTTCAACTGCGTCACCGCCTGGAGCATACAGAATGTTAAATGGGCCGGACCCAGCCTTGCCGATGTCATAAGAAAAGCTGAACCGTCTCCGGATGCAAAGTGGGTCATGTTCAGGTGTGCGGACGGATACAGTACACCGGTACCCATAGAGTATGCACTGAAGGATGACGCCATCATTGCTCTGAGGATGAATGATAAACCACTGAGGATAGAGCAGGGATTTCCGGCAAGGCCATTTATGCCTGATCTCTATGGCTGGAAAAGCGCAAAGTGGCTCACGGAAATTGAACTGATTGCAGAATATGAGGATGGATACTGGGAACAGTACGGCTATCATGAGCGGGGGCTGGTTGCCGGCGGAGAACGATACACGAACAACACCTGGAGACGGGTGAAGAAAACTGTAACCGGT
- a CDS encoding transposase — translation MELIDNIVSPDQRRRKYTDRQILKILVLLQIFGISYRSAGVFLINHEEYLTMMDLKEIPSFQTLSRRARKFDLHAINREITFLYSIKECAAVDSFMIHTCKYSTAMRRKHWGNYKDPESGWSKTTKGWSYGRKCHMSLNIDSLLIMDWLVTKGNMHDSRVSHDMVDSVRNFSYILADSAYDTSDIYDYVFENTHSIPVIDTNRRRGIIPERLSTNRKIGIDLRREYSSLYSLRWEIERTFSILEEIMETEDIWYTRNRSFDTAIGLKAIAYNLMIVSNIKMGNRPREIMKIVSC, via the coding sequence ATGGAACTGATAGACAATATAGTTTCGCCCGATCAAAGGAGAAGAAAATATACAGATCGGCAGATTCTGAAGATTCTTGTGCTGCTGCAGATATTCGGAATATCGTATCGATCTGCCGGGGTATTCCTCATCAATCATGAGGAATATCTGACCATGATGGACCTTAAGGAAATACCAAGCTTCCAGACCCTGTCAAGGAGGGCGAGGAAATTTGATCTCCATGCAATAAACAGGGAGATCACATTCCTCTATTCCATTAAGGAATGCGCAGCAGTGGATTCCTTCATGATCCACACATGCAAGTATTCCACTGCAATGAGGAGGAAACACTGGGGAAATTACAAAGATCCTGAATCAGGATGGTCCAAGACCACCAAGGGATGGTCTTATGGCAGGAAGTGCCATATGTCACTGAATATAGATTCCCTCCTGATCATGGACTGGCTTGTTACTAAAGGAAACATGCATGATTCACGTGTATCCCATGACATGGTGGATTCTGTCAGAAACTTCTCCTATATTCTTGCAGACTCAGCATATGATACATCTGACATATACGATTATGTGTTTGAGAATACACATTCCATTCCTGTGATTGACACAAACAGAAGGAGAGGAATTATTCCTGAACGATTGTCCACGAACAGGAAAATAGGCATTGATCTCAGGAGGGAATACTCTTCTCTGTATTCCCTCAGGTGGGAAATAGAGAGGACATTCTCCATCCTTGAAGAGATAATGGAAACAGAGGATATCTGGTACACAAGGAACAGATCATTCGATACTGCAATTGGTCTTAAGGCAATTGCATACAATCTCATGATTGTATCAAACATCAAAATGGGAAATAGGCCCAGGGAGATAATGAAAATCGTCAGTTGTTAA